The following are encoded together in the Xanthobacter autotrophicus Py2 genome:
- a CDS encoding 4-aminobutyrate aminotransferase (TIGRFAM: 4-aminobutyrate aminotransferase~PFAM: aminotransferase class-III~KEGG: acr:Acry_2259 4-aminobutyrate aminotransferase): MSENAALQARRTKAIPRGIATAYPVFAQKAEGSEVWDADGTRYIDFAGGIAVLNTGHRHPRVLAAVRAQLDAYTHTAFQIVPYEPYVALCERLNAIAPFTGAAKSILFSTGAEAVENAVKIAKAATGRTGVISFSGGFHGRTALTMALTGKVLPYKKKFGISPPGIFHLPFPCADHGVSVADTLKALDYLFRADIGPQDVAAIIIEPVQGEGGFLPAPTELLVALRQTCDAHGIVLIADEVQTGFARTGRMFGIEHSGVEPDLVTVAKSLAGGFPLSGVIGREAIMDAAEPGGLGGTYAGNPIACAAALAVLDVIAEEKLVERANAIGARIKDALTRMALRNDAVAIGSIRGPGAMVAFDVVKKRGTVEPDADAARRVTQAALADGLILITCGVYGNTIRLLNPLTIPDALLDEGLGKLERALVAGAA; encoded by the coding sequence ATGTCCGAGAATGCCGCGCTGCAAGCCCGCCGAACCAAGGCCATTCCCCGGGGCATCGCCACCGCCTATCCGGTCTTCGCGCAGAAGGCCGAGGGGTCGGAGGTCTGGGACGCCGATGGCACGCGCTACATCGATTTCGCCGGCGGCATCGCCGTGCTCAACACCGGACACCGCCATCCCAGAGTGCTGGCGGCGGTGCGCGCCCAGCTCGACGCCTATACCCACACCGCGTTCCAGATCGTGCCCTACGAGCCCTATGTGGCCCTGTGCGAGCGGCTGAACGCCATCGCCCCCTTCACCGGCGCAGCGAAATCCATCCTGTTCTCCACCGGTGCCGAGGCGGTGGAGAACGCGGTGAAGATCGCCAAGGCCGCCACCGGCCGCACCGGTGTCATCTCCTTTTCCGGCGGCTTCCACGGCCGCACGGCGCTGACCATGGCGCTCACGGGCAAGGTGCTGCCCTACAAGAAGAAGTTCGGCATCTCCCCGCCCGGCATCTTCCATCTCCCGTTCCCCTGCGCCGACCATGGCGTGAGCGTCGCCGACACGCTCAAGGCGCTCGACTACCTGTTCCGCGCTGACATCGGCCCGCAGGACGTGGCGGCGATCATCATCGAGCCGGTGCAGGGCGAGGGCGGCTTCCTGCCGGCGCCCACCGAGCTGCTTGTGGCCTTGCGCCAGACCTGCGACGCGCACGGCATCGTATTGATCGCCGACGAGGTGCAGACCGGCTTTGCCCGCACCGGCCGCATGTTCGGCATCGAGCATTCCGGGGTCGAGCCGGATCTCGTCACCGTGGCCAAGTCGCTGGCCGGCGGCTTTCCCCTGTCGGGCGTGATCGGTCGGGAGGCGATCATGGATGCCGCCGAGCCGGGCGGACTCGGCGGCACCTATGCCGGCAATCCCATCGCCTGCGCCGCCGCCCTCGCCGTGCTGGACGTGATCGCCGAGGAGAAGCTGGTGGAGCGCGCCAACGCCATCGGCGCCCGCATCAAGGACGCCCTTACCCGCATGGCCCTGCGCAACGACGCCGTTGCCATCGGCTCCATCCGGGGGCCGGGCGCCATGGTCGCCTTCGACGTGGTGAAGAAGCGCGGCACCGTGGAGCCCGACGCCGACGCCGCCCGGCGCGTGACCCAGGCGGCTCTGGCCGACGGGCTCATCCTCATCACCTGCGGCGTCTACGGCAATACCATCCGCCTCCTGAACCCGCTGACCATCCCCGACGCGCTCCTCGATGAGGGCCTCGGCAAGCTGGAGCGGGCGCTGGTGGCAGGTGCGGCCTGA
- a CDS encoding ABC transporter related (PFAM: ABC transporter transmembrane region; ABC transporter related~SMART: AAA ATPase~KEGG: rpe:RPE_1447 ABC transporter related) — MSSKAPQSQSQGAAKDETRAVLRRLLLSDGRTHWKGYALAFVFMGLMGACTALLAYLMRDAVNAIFVAPTPQAVWAVSGAVMLLSIIKGASAYGQSITMARVGNRIVADNQKRAFDQILLQDASYFARHHTAEITGRFSTGANGARGALDLVVTSIGRDALSLVMLATVAIVQDPFLAVIALVVMPTAVIGTRKLIKKTKTLFTSGFRSGVQLSSIAMEAIQGVRTVKAYTLEPVMRERTHKFIDDVEANSNRLVRTQAKSSPLMETLGGLAIGGVVLYAGYNVIELGRSPGQFFSVLTALLLAYEPAKRLARMHVDLASHVMGARMLFELLDAPSPDRDAPGVPALPRPRGRVEFREVVFGYRPGENVLRGLDLVAEPGQTTALVGQSGGGKTTIINLIERFYDPQGGAVLIDDIDARGVTRSSVRANVALVSQDVYLFSGTVKDNIGFGRPGATDEEIVAAARAAHAHDFIMGFENGYDTPVGEHGAQLSGGQRQRIAIARAFLKNAPILLLDEATAALDSESEALVQRALNELQHQRTTIVIAHRLQTVVRAHKICVVEHGRVVEHGTHDELIARRGRYYGFYFAQFSHEQKQQEGAEGSAGAPVDNLGEATGTRLHA, encoded by the coding sequence ATGAGTTCAAAAGCCCCCCAGAGCCAGAGCCAGGGCGCCGCAAAGGACGAGACCAGGGCGGTATTGCGCCGCCTGCTCCTTTCGGACGGCCGCACCCACTGGAAGGGCTATGCGCTGGCCTTCGTGTTCATGGGCCTCATGGGCGCCTGCACGGCGCTGCTAGCCTATTTGATGCGGGACGCGGTGAACGCCATCTTCGTCGCCCCCACGCCCCAGGCGGTGTGGGCGGTGTCCGGCGCGGTCATGCTTTTGTCCATCATCAAGGGCGCCTCGGCCTACGGCCAGAGCATCACCATGGCGCGGGTGGGCAACCGCATCGTCGCCGACAACCAGAAGCGCGCGTTCGACCAGATCCTGCTGCAGGACGCGAGCTATTTCGCCAGGCACCACACCGCCGAGATCACCGGCCGCTTCTCGACCGGCGCCAATGGCGCGCGCGGCGCGCTGGACCTCGTTGTCACCAGCATCGGGCGCGACGCCCTGTCCCTGGTCATGCTGGCGACGGTGGCCATCGTGCAGGACCCGTTCCTGGCCGTCATCGCCCTGGTGGTGATGCCCACGGCGGTCATCGGCACCCGCAAGCTGATCAAGAAGACCAAGACCCTGTTCACCTCCGGCTTCCGCTCCGGGGTACAGCTGTCCTCCATCGCCATGGAGGCGATCCAGGGCGTGCGCACGGTGAAGGCCTACACGCTTGAGCCGGTGATGCGCGAGCGCACCCACAAGTTCATCGACGACGTGGAGGCCAATTCCAACCGCCTGGTGCGCACCCAGGCCAAGTCCAGCCCGCTCATGGAGACCCTGGGCGGCCTCGCCATCGGTGGCGTGGTGCTCTACGCCGGTTACAATGTGATCGAGCTGGGCCGCTCCCCCGGCCAGTTCTTCTCGGTGCTCACCGCGCTGCTCCTCGCCTACGAGCCGGCCAAGCGGCTCGCCCGCATGCATGTGGACCTCGCCAGCCACGTCATGGGCGCGCGCATGCTGTTCGAGCTGCTCGACGCCCCCTCCCCCGACCGTGACGCCCCCGGCGTGCCGGCCCTGCCCCGCCCCCGCGGCCGGGTGGAGTTCCGTGAGGTGGTGTTCGGCTATCGCCCCGGCGAGAACGTGCTGCGCGGCCTCGACCTGGTGGCCGAGCCGGGCCAGACCACGGCCCTCGTGGGCCAGTCCGGCGGCGGCAAGACCACCATCATCAACCTCATCGAGCGCTTCTATGATCCGCAGGGCGGCGCGGTGCTCATCGACGACATCGACGCTCGCGGCGTGACCCGCTCGTCGGTGCGGGCCAACGTCGCCCTGGTGAGCCAGGACGTCTACCTCTTCTCCGGCACGGTGAAGGACAATATCGGCTTCGGCCGCCCCGGCGCCACCGACGAGGAGATCGTCGCGGCTGCGCGCGCGGCCCACGCCCACGACTTCATCATGGGCTTCGAGAACGGCTACGACACGCCGGTCGGCGAGCACGGCGCCCAGCTCTCAGGCGGCCAGCGCCAGCGCATCGCCATTGCCCGCGCCTTCCTGAAGAATGCGCCCATCCTGCTTTTGGACGAGGCTACCGCCGCCCTCGATTCCGAATCGGAGGCGCTGGTGCAGCGGGCGCTGAACGAGCTGCAGCACCAGCGCACCACCATCGTCATCGCCCATCGCCTGCAGACCGTGGTGCGCGCGCACAAGATCTGCGTGGTGGAGCATGGCCGCGTGGTGGAGCACGGCACCCATGACGAGCTGATCGCCCGGCGGGGCCGTTATTACGGCTTCTATTTCGCCCAGTTCTCCCACGAGCAGAAGCAGCAGGAAGGCGCCGAAGGCAGCGCCGGCGCGCCTGTGGACAATCTCGGCGAGGCTACCGGCACACGCCTCCACGCCTGA
- a CDS encoding glycosyl transferase family 2 (PFAM: glycosyl transferase family 2~KEGG: rrs:RoseRS_2378 glycosyl transferase, family 2), with amino-acid sequence MRSDAVTVAAVIPLFNGASFIREALDSVLSQTEPADEIIVVDDGSTDDGPAIVAEMALHHPITLLRKPNGGQSSARNLAIQHTACSHVAFLDQDDAWYEEHLEILKRPFMQGHTRRLGLVYGNLDQIDRKGRLIQQCCLDDILSPQPKRSLRDCLRHDMFILPGAALVSKQAMIDASLFDERLSGYEDDDLFVRMFALGFCMVYLDVAVTRWRIYDGSTSYSPRMTRSCMIYFHKLVEMFPDEPRVGFLHAQNAIGPRFMDVLTTEFIAASKTRDNERLRQAWSDIQEVIPVMAPKVRRRMRLVRPIIAATAFGPVRSLARRAVRYVARDVLKDTRELRKMRKWSGDKLKALLAPAAVTP; translated from the coding sequence TTGCGAAGCGATGCAGTCACCGTTGCGGCGGTCATTCCACTTTTCAACGGCGCATCTTTCATCCGGGAAGCGCTGGACAGCGTCTTGAGCCAGACCGAGCCGGCGGACGAGATCATCGTGGTGGACGATGGCTCCACCGACGATGGTCCGGCCATCGTCGCGGAGATGGCGCTTCATCACCCCATCACCCTGCTGCGCAAGCCCAATGGCGGCCAGTCGTCGGCCCGCAACCTCGCCATCCAGCACACGGCGTGCAGCCACGTGGCCTTCCTCGACCAGGACGATGCCTGGTACGAGGAGCACTTGGAAATACTCAAGCGGCCGTTCATGCAGGGCCACACGCGCCGGCTCGGCCTGGTCTATGGCAATCTCGATCAGATCGACCGCAAGGGACGGCTGATCCAGCAATGCTGCCTGGATGATATCCTGTCGCCCCAGCCCAAGCGGTCGCTGCGCGACTGCCTGCGGCACGACATGTTCATCCTCCCCGGTGCAGCGCTGGTATCGAAGCAGGCCATGATCGACGCCAGCCTGTTCGACGAGCGACTGTCGGGCTACGAGGACGACGACCTGTTCGTGCGCATGTTCGCGCTCGGCTTCTGCATGGTCTATCTCGATGTCGCCGTGACGCGCTGGCGCATCTATGATGGCTCCACCTCCTACAGTCCGCGCATGACGCGCTCGTGCATGATCTATTTCCACAAGCTGGTGGAGATGTTCCCGGACGAGCCGCGCGTCGGCTTCCTTCACGCCCAAAATGCCATTGGCCCGCGCTTCATGGACGTGCTCACCACCGAGTTCATCGCGGCCTCAAAGACCAGGGACAACGAGCGCCTGCGACAGGCCTGGAGTGATATTCAGGAGGTGATCCCGGTCATGGCGCCCAAGGTCCGCCGTCGGATGCGGCTGGTTCGCCCGATCATCGCAGCGACAGCCTTCGGTCCCGTCCGTTCGCTTGCCAGACGGGCGGTGCGCTACGTGGCACGCGACGTGCTGAAAGACACGCGGGAGCTGCGGAAGATGCGTAAATGGTCCGGGGACAAGCTCAAGGCTCTGCTTGCGCCCGCCGCGGTAACACCTTAA
- a CDS encoding Truncated hemoglobin-like protein (KEGG: mes:Meso_4280 sec-independent protein translocase protein TatC) has product MNASLPPAAAGPTPSTLDEDAVRRLVHLFYERVNKDAVLGPIFSGRIKDDAWPVHLAKMCDFWSSVLLKSGRYEGRPLPPHLALGSDAGDAQFARWLALFRPTALEVLPPDAAQAAIAHAERMAHSFRLAIGFPMARTSRGCRWSGRIRTGSPFDIEHRLPPTRTFPPVGAADFKTATESGI; this is encoded by the coding sequence ATGAACGCTTCGCTCCCCCCGGCCGCCGCCGGTCCCACCCCATCAACCCTCGACGAGGACGCGGTGCGCCGGCTCGTCCATCTGTTCTATGAGCGGGTGAACAAGGATGCGGTGCTCGGCCCGATTTTCTCCGGCCGCATCAAGGACGATGCCTGGCCAGTCCACCTCGCCAAGATGTGCGATTTCTGGTCCTCCGTGCTGCTGAAGTCCGGACGCTACGAAGGCCGCCCCCTGCCACCGCACCTGGCGCTGGGATCGGACGCCGGCGACGCGCAGTTCGCCCGCTGGCTCGCCCTGTTCCGCCCCACGGCGCTGGAGGTGCTGCCGCCGGATGCGGCGCAGGCAGCCATCGCCCATGCCGAACGCATGGCCCATTCGTTCCGCCTCGCCATCGGCTTCCCAATGGCGAGGACATCACGCGGATGCCGCTGGTCCGGTAGGATTCGGACCGGATCTCCCTTTGACATAGAGCACCGTCTACCACCCACCCGGACCTTCCCGCCGGTCGGCGCCGCAGACTTTAAAACCGCGACAGAATCCGGAATTTGA
- a CDS encoding Protein-L-isoaspartate(D-aspartate) O-methyltransferase (PFAM: protein-L-isoaspartate(D-aspartate) O-methyltransferase; Methyltransferase type 11~KEGG: sme:SMc02083 putative methyltransferase (PCM-like) transmembrane protein), whose translation MIDFVELRRGMVDGQVRTNNVTDPRIVAAMLEIPREKFVPAPLKSLAYIDDDLALTSGNAPRYLIEPMILARLVQLADVQEHEHVLDVGTGTGYSAAVLSRLAQQVVAVEEDAGLAATATATLAELGVGNVAVMQGPLNAGWAAEAPYDLILLNGAVDEVPANLFAQVKEGGRVVAVVGHGGAGQARVFTKVAGAMSERVAFNAAVPALPGFKAAPRFVF comes from the coding sequence ATGATCGATTTCGTCGAGCTTCGCCGCGGCATGGTGGACGGGCAGGTCCGCACCAACAACGTCACCGATCCGCGCATCGTCGCCGCCATGCTGGAGATCCCGCGCGAGAAGTTCGTGCCGGCGCCGCTGAAGTCCCTCGCATATATCGACGACGATCTGGCGCTCACCTCCGGCAATGCCCCGCGCTATCTCATCGAGCCCATGATTCTCGCGCGCCTGGTGCAGCTCGCCGACGTACAGGAGCATGAGCACGTGCTCGATGTGGGCACCGGCACCGGCTATTCGGCCGCCGTGCTGTCGCGCCTCGCGCAGCAGGTGGTCGCCGTGGAGGAAGACGCCGGCCTCGCCGCGACCGCGACGGCGACCCTCGCCGAGCTGGGCGTCGGTAACGTGGCGGTGATGCAGGGGCCGCTGAACGCCGGCTGGGCCGCCGAGGCGCCCTACGACCTCATCCTGCTCAACGGGGCGGTGGACGAGGTGCCGGCCAACCTCTTCGCTCAGGTGAAGGAGGGCGGCCGAGTCGTCGCCGTGGTCGGCCATGGGGGCGCCGGACAGGCCCGCGTGTTCACCAAGGTGGCCGGTGCCATGAGCGAGCGGGTGGCCTTCAACGCCGCCGTGCCCGCGCTGCCCGGCTTCAAGGCCGCGCCACGCTTCGTTTTCTGA
- a CDS encoding type I secretion outer membrane protein, TolC family (TIGRFAM: type I secretion outer membrane protein, TolC family~PFAM: outer membrane efflux protein~KEGG: rpd:RPD_2577 type I secretion outer membrane protein, TolC) — protein MSVARLVRRNGYAILAGASIIVLGMGSASAQSLDAALAMAYVNNPTLNSARAGTRAVDEKVPQALSGYRPTLGASASAGPEAYRYQPTGTTASSGNAWPRQFALTAAYTLFNGFITGNQTRTAESQVRGQRETLRNTEQTVLLNGVTAYMNVIQAIALLDLQRQSLAAFEQELRATRDRFNVGEVTRTDVAQAEARVADAQYQVSQAVANLSSARAVYRQVIGVEPGKLFTPRSIEGMLPPKVDRVISGGLSQHPAIKASEFAVDAAVFQVKVAEGALMPNLSLQGQLQQSYDSSIGVERVGTAAATLNLSVPIYQGGVEYANIRQAKELLSQARIDVDVNRDAIRAQAVQFWGALEAAKVQIQAAQASVAANTLALEGVREEWRVGQRTTTDVLNAQRDLTNSQSALVVAQRDRVVAAYSLVSIIGRLDAVSLGLKVDVYNPQVHYNQVRDSWAGVRTPDGK, from the coding sequence ATGTCGGTTGCGAGACTCGTTCGCCGAAACGGATATGCAATTTTGGCGGGGGCCAGCATCATCGTCCTCGGCATGGGGAGCGCGTCCGCACAGTCTCTCGACGCTGCGCTCGCCATGGCTTACGTCAACAACCCCACGCTGAATTCGGCGCGTGCCGGTACGCGGGCGGTGGACGAGAAGGTGCCGCAGGCCCTCTCCGGCTATCGGCCGACCCTCGGCGCCTCGGCGTCGGCGGGGCCTGAGGCCTACCGCTACCAGCCCACCGGCACCACCGCCTCCAGCGGCAATGCCTGGCCACGCCAGTTCGCCCTGACGGCGGCCTACACCCTGTTCAACGGCTTCATCACCGGCAACCAGACCCGTACCGCCGAATCGCAGGTGCGGGGCCAGCGGGAGACGCTCCGCAACACCGAGCAGACGGTGCTGCTGAACGGCGTGACGGCCTATATGAACGTGATCCAGGCCATCGCGCTCCTCGACCTCCAGCGGCAGAGCCTCGCCGCGTTCGAGCAGGAATTGCGCGCCACCCGAGACCGCTTCAACGTGGGCGAGGTGACCCGCACCGACGTGGCCCAGGCGGAGGCGCGTGTCGCCGACGCGCAGTATCAGGTGAGCCAGGCGGTGGCGAACCTGTCCTCGGCCCGGGCGGTGTACCGGCAGGTGATCGGCGTCGAGCCGGGCAAGCTGTTCACGCCGCGCTCCATCGAGGGCATGCTGCCCCCCAAGGTGGATCGCGTGATTTCGGGCGGGCTGAGCCAGCATCCCGCCATCAAGGCATCTGAATTCGCCGTGGATGCGGCGGTGTTCCAGGTGAAGGTCGCCGAAGGCGCGCTGATGCCGAACCTGAGCCTGCAGGGCCAGCTTCAGCAGTCCTACGATTCGAGCATCGGCGTGGAGCGGGTCGGGACCGCTGCGGCGACCCTTAACCTGTCGGTGCCGATCTACCAGGGCGGCGTGGAGTACGCGAACATCCGCCAGGCGAAGGAGCTACTGTCGCAGGCGCGGATCGACGTGGACGTGAACCGCGACGCCATCCGCGCCCAGGCGGTCCAGTTCTGGGGCGCGCTGGAAGCGGCCAAGGTGCAGATCCAGGCCGCGCAGGCCTCGGTCGCCGCCAACACCCTGGCGCTGGAAGGCGTGCGCGAGGAGTGGCGTGTTGGCCAGCGCACCACCACCGACGTGCTGAACGCCCAGCGCGATCTCACCAACTCCCAGTCCGCCCTCGTGGTGGCGCAGCGTGACCGCGTGGTGGCGGCCTATTCGCTCGTCTCCATCATCGGCCGGCTCGATGCGGTGTCGCTGGGGCTGAAGGTGGACGTGTACAATCCCCAGGTGCACTACAATCAGGTGCGCGACAGCTGGGCCGGCGTCCGCACGCCCGACGGGAAGTAG
- a CDS encoding conserved hypothetical protein (KEGG: rpa:RPA2582 hypothetical protein), with translation MAAIPKVQEPSMEDILASIRRIMADDDASPAAARPAPERAARPAPAEHRRPDQSEPGPDAAERPTRRAEPQGPDARDGGRREAALRPATGEGPARTRARIDLEELSEHLTSETLSGDQPESDQFEPPHPANAQAQGHAVNGHAPAEPSARERGRAFAPEAAPRVVRDFERRPATPSEPERFEAPPAPRAARLAERPAPELRSGPRGEDRAPPMPRRPAPPVAEEPAAVDAQPETDDRGDAVRRRDLLSPNVDDVVAAAFQSLGDLLLPQKQRTIEDLVKEILRPMLKDWLDQNLPSIVERLVRAEIERVARRPR, from the coding sequence ATGGCTGCGATCCCAAAGGTGCAAGAGCCGTCAATGGAAGACATCCTTGCCTCCATCCGCCGCATCATGGCGGATGACGATGCGTCGCCCGCCGCTGCGCGTCCGGCGCCCGAGCGGGCGGCCCGGCCGGCGCCCGCGGAGCACCGCCGGCCCGACCAGTCCGAACCCGGTCCCGATGCGGCGGAGCGGCCGACCCGTCGCGCCGAACCCCAGGGTCCGGATGCGCGTGATGGAGGGCGCCGCGAAGCCGCCTTGCGCCCCGCGACGGGAGAGGGGCCGGCGCGCACCCGTGCCCGCATCGACCTTGAGGAGCTGAGCGAGCATTTGACCTCCGAGACCCTGTCCGGCGACCAGCCCGAAAGCGACCAGTTTGAACCCCCGCATCCGGCTAATGCCCAGGCCCAGGGTCACGCAGTGAACGGCCACGCGCCCGCGGAGCCGTCGGCCCGCGAGCGTGGCCGGGCGTTCGCGCCCGAGGCCGCACCGCGCGTGGTGCGCGATTTCGAGCGGCGGCCGGCCACCCCGTCCGAGCCGGAGCGGTTCGAGGCTCCGCCCGCGCCCAGGGCTGCGCGGCTTGCCGAGCGCCCGGCCCCGGAGCTGCGTTCCGGCCCGCGCGGTGAAGACCGGGCACCCCCGATGCCACGGCGTCCCGCCCCACCCGTTGCCGAGGAGCCTGCCGCCGTGGATGCCCAGCCTGAAACCGACGACCGCGGGGACGCGGTGCGCCGCCGCGATCTGCTGTCCCCCAACGTGGATGACGTGGTCGCGGCCGCCTTCCAGTCGCTGGGCGACCTGCTGCTGCCGCAGAAGCAGCGCACCATCGAAGATCTGGTGAAGGAGATCCTGCGGCCGATGCTGAAGGATTGGCTGGACCAGAATCTGCCCTCCATCGTGGAACGTCTGGTGCGGGCCGAGATCGAGCGGGTGGCGCGTCGCCCGCGCTGA